The following proteins come from a genomic window of Megalops cyprinoides isolate fMegCyp1 chromosome 6, fMegCyp1.pri, whole genome shotgun sequence:
- the LOC118779981 gene encoding dnaJ homolog subfamily C member 11: protein MAAALGEDEIDNDDYYSLLNVRREATQEELKASYRRLCMLYHPDKHRDPELKRQAEQLFNLVHQAYEVLRDPQSRAIYDIYGRRGLEVEGWEVVERKKTPAEIREEFERLQREREERRLQQRTNPKGMISVGVDATDLFDRYEEDYEDMPGGGFPQIEINKMHISQSIEAPLTTKDTAVLSGSLSTHNGNGGGSINVALRRVTSAKGWGEVEFGAGDTQGPLFGMKLFRNVTPRFFVTAQCGMQFSSRGVRPGVTTVLARHLDKNTMGYLQWRWGTQSAMNTSIVRDTKTSHFTFALQLGIPHSFMMMSYQYKFQDEDQTKIKGSVKSGFFGTVVEYGAERKISRHSVLGATVSIGVPQGVSLKIKLNRASQTYFFPIHLTDQLLPSAVFYATVGPLVVYLAIQRLIIVPYVRAQKEQDLEKQRESLASDIAQKKQEAETAVLLMQESVRRIIEAEESKMGLIILNAWYGKFVTDNSRRHERAKVIDVTVPLQCLVKDSKLILTEASKAGLPGFYDPCVGEEKSLKLLYQFRGVMHQVLSGDTEPLRIPKQSHRIDAET from the exons ATGGCGGCGGCCTTGGGGGAAGATGAAATAGACAACGATGATTATTATTCTCTCCTTAACGTCAGGAGGGAG GCCAcacaggaggagctgaaggcGTCCTACCGTCGGCTGTGCATGCTCTATCACCCTGACAAGCACAGGGATCCAGAGCTGAAGAGGCAGGCGGAACAGCTGTTTAACCTGGTGCACCAGGCTTATGAAG TCCTCAGAGATCCCCAGTCCAGGGCCATCTATGACATTTATGGAAGGAGGGGGCTGGAGGTGGAGGGATGGGAG GtggtggagaggaagaagacGCCGGCGGAGATCCGCGAGGAGTTCGAGcgcctgcagagggagagagaggagaggaggcttCAGCAGAGAACCAACCCCAAG GGGATGATCAGCGTGGGCGTGGATGCCACTGACCTCTTTGACCGTTATGAAGAGGACTATGAGGACATGCCTGGGGGAGGCTTTCCACAGATTGAAATCAACAAGATGCACATATCGCAGTCCATAGAG GCCCCACTGACCACCAAGGACACGGCCGTCCTCTCTGGGTCCCTCTCCACGCATAACGGCAACGGAGGAGGCAGCATCAACGTGGCCCTGCGCCGCGTGACCTCCGCCAAGGGCTGGGGCGAG GTGGAGTTTGGTGCGGGGGACACACAAGGGCCCCTCTTCGGGATGAAGCTCTTCCGTAACGTGACACCACGCTT CTTTGTGACCGCGCAGTGCGGGATGCAGTTCTCCTCGCGTGGCGTGCGGCCCGGCGTTACCACGGTGCTAGCGCGGCACCTGGACAAGAACACCATGGGCTACCTGCAGTGGCGCTGGGGCACCCAGTCAGCCATGAACACCAGCATCGTGCGGGACACCAAGACCAGCCACTTCACTTTCGCCCTGCAG CTGGGAATCCCTCACTCCTTTATGATGATGAGCTACCAGTACAAGTTCCAGGATGAGGACCAGACCAAGATCAAGGGCTCCGTCAA GTCGGGTTTCTTCGGCACGGTGGTGGAGTATGGCGCGGAGCGGAAGATCAGCCGGCACAGCGTGCTTGGGGCGACCGTCAGCATAGGGGTCCCGCAGGGGGTCTCCCTCAAAATCAA GCTGAACCGGGCCAGTCAGACGTACTTCTTCCCCATCCACCTGACGGACCAGCTCCTGCCCAGCGCAGTCTTCTACGCCACCGTGGGCCCGCTGGTCGTCTACCTGGCCATCCAGCGGCTCATCATCGTTCCCTACGTGCGCGCACAGAAGGAGCA GGACCTGGAGAAGCAGCGGGAGAGCCTGGCCTCGGACATCGCCCAGAAGAAGCAGGAGGCGGAGACCGCT GTCCTGCTGATGCAGGAGTCCGTGCGCAGGATCATTGAAGCAGAGGAGTCGAAAATGG GTCTGATCATCCTGAATGCCTGGTATGGCAAATTTGTGACTGACAACAGCAGGCGGCACGAGAGGGCGAAGGTCATCGACGTGACGGTGCCCCTGCAGTGCCTGGTGAAGGACTCCAAGCTCATTCTCACAGAGGCCTCTAAG GCGGGCCTTCCGGGATTCTACGACCCCTGCGTCGGCGAGGAGAAGAGCCTGAAGCTGCTGTACCAGTTCCGTGGTGTGATGCACCAGGTCCTGTCCGGTGACACGGAACCACTCAGGATACCGAAACAAT CACACAGGATAGACGCTGAAACTTAG